CTGGCTGAATGCATGCCTTTTTAATTCTCTCTTTAGAATAGTAGCTAGGTGTCAGTAGGCATTTTGCTTCTAAATGCCATTCAACAAAAGAGGTATGGTTGTCTCAAGAAAAATTGTAAGGAAATGGAATGGATGCTGTCTTactgaaataattacattttaatggTCATCTCTCAATTTTGGGGTAAGTCTATGGAAAAAAAATAGAAGTGCCTGACCTATAATGATACAGCTGCGTTAACTAGTTAATAAAGATACACGCGTAATATATCGAAATAAGTTGTATTCCAAGTGAGATAACAATCCAACGAGACAAAGTAAATGGTCTACATGAGTTTTCTGCGATAGTGCGATATTTAATTTGCTTCGCTGAGCCGATTTATGGATTTCAAATCCAGTCAATGTCTTTTAGGACGTACCAACATTTCATAATGTGGAACAGCATCCAAGGAGCtaataattaacaaacaaaaatcaaattttcgCTGAACGTATGGAACACTAAGTTTCAAATTAACTCATGAACGTAGacaaattgtaaaaatgtatgattcTTGCATGGtcattaaatttaatcaaacGTATTTGATGTTTCAATAGTTAAGACATTATCATTTTTTTGTCATATGCAACACTTTGGCGACCCTACCAAGAGCGTAAAATTGAATATTCGTTCTATTTCAGGTAAATAAAACCGAGCATTTTGACTGGTCGCAATACCTTCTCAACATTCAGTATATTGTCGCAAAAAGATAACACATACTTTCACATTGTATCATTAACAAATCTGCACATTTAGTTTTCCTTGCTCTGCAGTTGTTATTCTTAGAAAAAAAGCAGAGGTATGCAATTCATTTCAAAAGAGTGTAAGGGTATATAAATAAGTTATTGCATTAtcaatgatacaaataaatatcaaacaaaagtTAGATCTGTGTCAAAGTCATGACAGGAAAGAGAAAGTTTTTGTCTTGCTTGAGGTCGTAAAATACATGAAACGATATTATGGTATTactccatttttaaaaaaaatatatacggtATTGGTAACATTATTCAAACAATATTGGAAATTTGAAAAGTTTCTTCTCTCTGTTATAAAGATATTGCCAAAAATATCGAGGAGCGTTAGAAGTCTCGTTGATGTAAATTTATCAGTATGGATATACTAATGTTGTACATATTACTGATCGTTACATCAAAGGACAGTAATTAGAGCCATGCGAAGGTTTGGCCTAATCAATAAGGCAATTATCTATATCTTGGCataaaaaggcaaataaaacagTGAATGTGAACACACTTGTAGactaaatagaaaacaaaatgcTTCCGGGTATTCGAAAATCAGTTACCTATTCATAGCCCGataacaaacatatttatatactaaacaaaaaataataatatttcaaacatttattgtataaattcACTGCAGCTTTAAATCTCTGCATACGGGACATAAGTGAGTAACTTTTATTgcacttttgtttttctttaacacATCTACAGAAGCGTAAACTATGTCGTCCTTAATAACATTATCACTCTTACGTGACTCATTTAACGTCACCAAATATTTACTTGATGGCACAATTGTGTCATCTGTTAATTCAGTGTCTAAGTAACAGATAAATCCCATCCTCTTTTCATCACTTGAATTCCTATCCTTTCTACATGAAGGCATCTGTCTCCCGCCATATTCCAGATCCTGGTCAACGGCACCAGAAAATGCTTCAATTCCAAACAGAATCTGTGAGGCAGTCGATTTCATTCTTCTGGATAGATGTGACAGGTAGGTTTTTAAGCcattttgctgaaaaaaaaatttatatagcATTTTATGATATGTATCCATTTCTGTTTATACAATGTGTATTAAATTTTGAATTGCGTACAGACGTAATACTTTGAAGTTGAAACAGATCACAGTATGTATTGGCATATTCAAAACATATTACCTCTCTCTCAGAACGTTGACTGATATTCTTacctgaaaaaaagaaagaaacacagtTACAAAGATTAATGTAGTATCACATGACTCTTACGGCATTGATTCGGCTAATGCATCATCTTAATAGCTTTCTTAATTGTTACACTGCACACGTTCTACATGTTACAGCACGAATGTGAATACTTTCTCAAATGAttattactaaattataaaacataaatattgttaTAAGTAACCTTTCTAAGAACACCAACTGCTTTTGAAACCGAAATGGCTTTTAGCCCCATTTTGTTTAGATATAGGGTTGCAGAAAATAACACTTAAATATGATATTCTTACGTTCTATATCATTCGCAGAAAAGAATCGTTTCCGATTTATTGGTCTATCTTTAACATGTTTATGGTCTCCACTGACATGCTGTGCTGACAACGTGTGCTTTAAAGGGCACTCATCTGAAAAGCAAAGTGTGTTATCATATCAAAGAAGCCATGTTAGGAGAAACATGAACATTTTAGTTAACACGATATATCTAATAAATGTAAAACAGATTTAGATGCTAGCTCTAGTTTGCTAATGTAAATGTGCATtagttatcatgtaaaaatgaACATAATACAACAATACATATTTAACAATGATTCATTTTAGCTGTTCAAcgtttaaaacattgttttttgcatGGCTATGATAATTATGTCATTTCGACTGATCCTTACTTAATATAGATCTAATTTAAGAACATTTTACCAAGTTTTTCAGGTATAGGCGGAGTGTCTGGTAAGTTCTCCACTTCATAACTAAAAACCTCTGAGTTGTTTGATCGTAAGATCAAAGGAGTTTCGTCGTCTGTGTAACGCAAATACAGTTTCTGCTGTAAACAGTCATATAGCTGTTCATCACTCAAGGCGAGATCTACATATTCACCGGCAGACGTAACAGATGTGtgtttgtcagtttgttcttCAACTGGTATATGTACAAGAAATGATTCTAACACATTATCCTTCAGTGGGACAGCAATTATATCACATATATTAGCATCACCTTCATCTACTTTCCCGACAATAAAGTGTTCCATCTGGAGTCCGAGCAACTCTACAGGACCCGACATAATGACTAGCAGGTCCCTTGCATCGTCATCGTCaacggaaatgacgtcatatggattaatgtttaaaaattctACAACCTGGGGTAGAGGTAAATGCTCGACAAAATCTTTTAAACAGTCTTTAGTCATATCTGGAACTTTTGTGAACTGAACTGGTGCCATCTGTCGGAAGGCAAGCTCTCGTGAGTTTGCACTATCTTTGCAAATTAGGTAGGTTTCTCGTGATCCTCTGATGGTCTGAATGCTTTTGGTTACGCGGTCTAGTTCAAGTATTGTCCCCTTTTCGACAATTTGCGCCGCCTGAACACCAGGTGATGCACATATTGTGTCTTTATCTACCCGGACAAATCTGGGAAATTCCTgaataatctgaaataaaaaagaaaggaaacatAAGCAATTTCTCATTCTGTTCTTTTAGTTTTTCATACATATTGTGGAGattatgttgtttttgttgttgtttttttttgttgttgttattgttgttttttaaagaatattaGTTGTGCTAAGCTCGCCGACTCACTCAGAAGATAAAGGACAAGGTTGTACAACCACTCTAGATGTTGCGGGTCCAATCTAAGAGCTAGGCGAATGCTGTACAGAACAAGGCATACAATAAATGTGGGTCAGCTaactaaatgaaataataatacaaCGGTATTTACAACATCGtgcttaaagacctgctccagtcttaccttttaaccttaaattgtcactgaaaaagcatgaaaatcctgactatgaacagtgacgcctgtcaaaatagagtctattttatataaaattctatacaaaatacctgtggttttgcgtgctaaagtgtggcgcgtggccgttaactgttacctgttgtaatcatgggttgcatacacacaatagaatttgaatagtaGCGGAGCAGGGCATTAAAGATATTTTGTGGCTAATTTCACCTTTCAGTTACGTTTTGATAAATCAATATCTGATATAAAAAGCTGGTATACTATATTTGACTTAAAAGTCAGTAAACATATTGACAGAAAGGAATACTTAATCAGACAATAGTGAGTCAAGATATTCGATTGTATTTGATTCTCCTTCAAAGTGTCTACAAAACTAGAAATTTATTATTACAAGAAAGCTTATGATAAATTACTGTGTGGTTAGCAGACCGTAGAGCCAACTAAAGTACGATCATGTTTACGAAAACATATCAGCCGATATTTTTTTCGAATACGTGTAACGAATAAAAATCATATtagaaaatgctattttaaaaAAGGCAGTCTGGCCCTGTAAAATGATGTTTATAAAGAATCCTAATATATATTGGCTGACACAATTTCAGAGCTACaataatgttataacatttttgtattatacATGTAACTGCTATTGTTGCTTAGAAACCTGTTGATTCAACTaagttgttaaaaaatgaataGTTGTCCTTCTAATTACCAGAAGCGAAacgaatatatgagccgcaccatgagaaaaccaacatagtgagtttgcgaccagcatgaatccagaccagcctgcacatcagcgcagtctggtcaggatccatgctgttcgctttgaaaccctgttgcaattagggaaaccattagcgaacagcaggccggtctgaatccatgctggtcgcaaacgcactatgttggttttctcatggcacgcttcatatatgtttacattttgttatgCTATTAATGTTTAGAAATTTGCAATATCATGGTGTTGTCACTATTAAACTATTAAGAAACAATGCTCCTCAAAGTAACGGGAAAAGTCAGAATTCATGTATCGTGACAGCAGGAAAAGTTATGctacaataaataaattatgattGCACTGTTATCAGAaataatattatctaaaacatTCAGAtatattcttcatgcatggagaaatAGACTGCAAATATGGAAATTGTGACTGTATAATGCATCTTTAAAAATGTTAGTATGGTGTCTATTTGATTGAAGAGCGATGACTTTAGTTTTAAAAAGAACGCATACATATGACTGTAAAGGTTTTATAGACTGAAAGATTAGCCGTTATCTCTTAAACACAGTCAGAATACACCAGGTTAAACAAACAACATATCTGAAAAGAGTTTATAACAAACTGAATGatcaaatattaacattttgaatTAGATCACTATCTAATATTAAACTATTACAATAAAGTTCATTAGTTCACCTCTCGGATGCTGAAATATCTGGTGCCACCCATTCTCTCGTTTAATCTCATTTTCCCGCCATACTCTAGCGGTATCAGAATTTCAGATCCAGCCATTCGACCATGACTTCTGACAAACTCCTTCCCTTTCTTCTTCGTAAACCAATCAACATCAGTTAAATCTAAAACTCGTGCACGAACAAACCAAACACTTAACTGCTTCTCAAGTTTGATCCTACAACTGTTCGAGGCATCTGTAATAGCACCATTTGCTTGTGACTCTTCAAATGTCGTTCCAAGGGCGTCATAAGCCACCTTCACTAAACACGGCATCTTCAAAATATCTAGCCCTGTTTTC
The sequence above is a segment of the Mercenaria mercenaria strain notata chromosome 3, MADL_Memer_1, whole genome shotgun sequence genome. Coding sequences within it:
- the LOC123524870 gene encoding uncharacterized protein LOC123524870, translated to MSHREKRLKWSMVKYDLKTGLDILKMPCLVKVAYDALGTTFEESQANGAITDASNSCRIKLEKQLSVWFVRARVLDLTDVDWFTKKKGKEFVRSHGRMAGSEILIPLEYGGKMRLNERMGGTRYFSIREIIQEFPRFVRVDKDTICASPGVQAAQIVEKGTILELDRVTKSIQTIRGSRETYLICKDSANSRELAFRQMAPVQFTKVPDMTKDCLKDFVEHLPLPQVVEFLNINPYDVISVDDDDARDLLVIMSGPVELLGLQMEHFIVGKVDEGDANICDIIAVPLKDNVLESFLVHIPVEEQTDKHTSVTSAGEYVDLALSDEQLYDCLQQKLYLRYTDDETPLILRSNNSEVFSYEVENLPDTPPIPEKLDECPLKHTLSAQHVSGDHKHVKDRPINRKRFFSANDIERKNISQRSEREQNGLKTYLSHLSRRMKSTASQILFGIEAFSGAVDQDLEYGGRQMPSCRKDRNSSDEKRMGFICYLDTELTDDTIVPSSKYLVTLNESRKSDNVIKDDIVYASVDVLKKNKSAIKVTHLCPVCRDLKLQ